The Salvelinus alpinus chromosome 22, SLU_Salpinus.1, whole genome shotgun sequence DNA window gctgacaggtgtatcaaatcgagcacacagcaatgcaatctccataggccaacattggcagtagaatggacttTGAACGTGGCATCGTcagaggatgccacctttccaacaagtcagttcatcaaatttctgccctgctagaactgccaCGGTCAACtctagtgctgttattgtgaactggaaacgtctaggagcaacaacggctcagccacaaagtggtaggccacacaagctcacagaacggactGCTAAAGCGCATAGCATGCAGAAATCGTccatcctcggttgcaacactcactaccgagttccaaactgcctctggaagcaacatcagcataataactgttcgtcgggagcttcatgaaatgggtttccatggcagagcagccgcacacaagactAAGATCACCATACACAATGCCATGCTTTGGGTGGCGTatagctcgctgccattggactctggagcagtgaaaacgtgttctctggagtgatgaatcacacttcatcatctgacagtccgacggacaaatctgggtttggtagaTGCCAAGAGAATGCTACCTTCCCGACTGCATTGTGCCAACAGTAacgtttgatggaggaggaataatggtctggagctgtttttcatggttcgggctaggccccttagttccagtgaagggaaatcttaacgctacagcatacagtaCGATGACATTCCagaggattctgtgcttccaactttgtggcaacagtttggggaaggccttttcctgtttcagcatgacaatgcccctgtgcacaaagcgaggtccatacagaaatggtttgtcgagatcggtgtgaaagaacttgattggcctgcacagagccctgacctcaatgccatcgaacacttttgggatgaattggaacaccgactgtgagccaggcctaatcgccaaacatcagtgcccaacctcactaatgctcttgtggctgaatggaagcaagttcctgcagcaatgttccaacatctattgtaaagccttcccagaagtggaggctgttataacagcaaagggtccccaactccatatgaatgattttggaatgagttgttggtcgagcaggtgtccacatacttcacATGTAGGGGGTCTTCTGATGTTGAATTTGTAAATGTGCATCCTGGTTTAACTGTCTCTGGTGGTATAACGTACATTTTGAGGTCAGTTGTTTATCAGACATTGGTCCTTCTTTCCCAGTCTGAGATCATGACACGTTCAATAATAGCAGTGACTGTGATAATGAGGATGATAGTTAGTGATAGTCTTGCTAACGGTTTCCCTGTGCCATGACCTAGATCCCAGAGGAGAGTCTGTTCCACTGTAGGGTTCGTTATGAGGACTCTGTGTACGCCCCTCTGAGAGGCAGACAGGAGCTGGAGGAGAACGTGGGCATCTACCTGGAAGACAACTATGAGCAGATCAGTGTGCCTGTGCCCCACTTTGGAGGAAGTGATCCTGCTGACATCATCCACGACTTTCACAGGGTGAGGAGGACTAGGCACATGCACGCATCCACGCACGTACCCACACACCTGATGTAGAGTCAATCGGCCAGGTTTTTGACATGCAtagttttatttagtttagtttcTGTCTGTCACCAGGGACTGACTGCCTACCATGACATCGCTCTGGACAAATGCTATGTCATCGAGCTCAACACCACCATCGTTATGCCCCCACGGAACCTCTGGGAACTGCTGGTCAATGTTAAGGTAACATAAAgcctgtctctctcactttctgtTTGAGATGCCGTCTCCCATTTCCCACAGCCTATTAttccctctgtccctgtctctgcctctgtctctgcctctgtctgtctgtctcggcgtctgtctgtctgtctgtctcggcgtctgtctgtctgtcggtctcggcgtctgtctgtctgtctcggcctctgtctgtctgtctgtctgtctcggcctctgtctgtctgtctgtctcggcctctgtctgtctgtctcggcctctgtctgtctgtctgtctcggcctctgtctgtctgtctgtctcggcctctgtctgtctgtctcggcctctgtctgtctgtctgtctcggcctctgtctgtctgtctgtctcggcgtctgtctgtctgtctcggcctctgtctgtctgtctgtctcggcctctgtctgtctgtctgtctcggcctctgtctgtctgtctcggcctctgtctatgtctctctgtctcggcctctgtctatgtctctctttgtctctctaaattcaaagggctttattggcatgggaaacatgtttacattgccaacgcaagtgaaatggataataaactaaagtgaaataaaaaatgaacagtaaacattactcacaagtttcaaaggaatagaggcatttgaaatgtcatattatggctatgtacagtgttaaaatgatgtgcaaatagagagACTATCTGAACTCTAAccctgtctacccccctctctgtgtTTAGAAGGGGACGTACCTGCCCCAGACCTACATTATCCAGGAGGAGATGTTTGTGACGGGGAAGGTTCACAACATGCGCCAGCTGGGTCCCTTCATCTACCGCCTGTGTAACGGCAAGGACACATACCGCCTGAAACGCCGCGCCCGCAGACGTGAGTCGGGGGGGGGGTTCAGAGCTTTGTATAAGGTTGTGCGGGTCATTCAGGGTCTGAATGGTCTACCTATTCTCTTGTCTAATAAAAGTCTTTCACTGTCTGACCTGTAGGCATCAACAAACGGGAAGTGGCGAACTGCCATCGCATCCGCCACTTTGAGAACACGTTTGTGGTTGAGACAGTCATCTGTGATGGAGTGTAAACTGTTACCTTAGCATGACCGTCTGGCACAACACCCTAAGGCACAGCCACCTCTCCTGCCACTGTAGCGCATCCCTGTGTAGATACTTAGAATGACCTTTCAGTTGCACTTTAACTATGGTTTGTTATTTTTTCCATATGTTTACCTGTCTCTCTATAAACACACTGTTTATTTTAGGAATTGTCAGTAGTGAGGTTTTCCTTGTGTTTCCTGGCTGCAATAATACATGTTTTTCTCTGTAATTTACCTTGGCTGAAATAGTTTCATGTAGCAGAACCACTAAGCCAATTATAATGGGGAGATTTTTCCACTTAAGAGAACTGTGACGGCCTTGGTTGTCAGGGAAGACAAGTTTCCATGTGTTGTCATGGCGACTAGTTGATTTCCCTGCTCTTGAAATTACTGCGCGTGTGAAATCCTGCTACTGTCAGCAACCACCTGACCTAATGTTGTGCCGCATCGCTCTCAGCTTTATCTCTTGCTCTTTGTCGCACTGTTTGTCTGTCACTACACCCCCCAGCACACCTCATGCTTctcttttgtgtttcttctttAGCTCAGTCACCCAATCAAACTAAAGGAAAACATGAATGTGAGTTTAAGAACCAGTGTCCTTACAAAGTGAAGTAGACAAATTGGCCATTATTAGTCTTTGTGTGCGTTTGCACCTGTATGTAAGGCCTCTAAAGTATAGAATCATGTACATGACACTTAATGTATGTAGTTATGTAATATTATACCAGATTATTTCCAGCCAAGCTGCCCTTCTCCCTGTGAAAGCGTCAAAGAATGTTTCTCCCTCCTTATTGATGCCCCTCTCATCACCTCGTATTGTTTATATTTCAGGGGAGGTCGAGCTTCTCCCCCTTCATTTGCACTCTTTATCAACGCTTTTGTGAGTCATTCCAGTAGAATTCTGTCATGATTTTTCACCCTGCATGTGTGTTTCTCTAAGGAAAAACTGCACTGTTAGATTCTTTTCTAAGAGCACGTTTAAAGCCTTGGTCCAGAGTCAGAGACTGGACTAAAGTAATGATTGCTGTAAGGGAGTTTATTATATCATATGCTAATATATACCTTAGACAGGTCTGTATATTTTGTCTGCTGGTGAAGTCTTATCTGTGAATAAAGTAGTTAAAAACACCCAGGGGCTTCTATCCTTTGTTCTTTCTAAATAACTgttaccgcaaggcactacagagggtactgtgtacggcccagtacgtcactgttatcacaaggcactacagagggtactgcgtacggcccagtacgtcactgttatcacaaggcactacagagggtactgtgtacggcccagtacgtcactgttatcacaaggcactacagagggtacggcccagtacgtcactgttatcacaaggcactacagagggtactgcatacggcccagtacgtcactgttatcacaaggcactacagagggaactgcatacggcccagtacgtcactgttatcacaaggcactacagagggtactgcatacggcccagtacgtcactgttatcacaaggcactacagagggaactgcgtacggcccagtacgtcactgttatcacaaggcactacagagggaactgcatacggcccagtacgtcactgttatcacaaggcactacagagggtactgcatacggcccagtacgtcactgttatcacaatgcactacagagggaactgcatacggcccagtacgtcactgttatcacaaggcactacagagggtactgtgtacggcccagtacgtcactgttatcacaaggcactacagagggtactgcatacggcccagtacgtcactgttatcacaatgcactacagagggtactgtgtacggcccagtacgtcactgttaccacaaggcactacagagggtacggcccagtacgtcactgttatcacaaggcactacagagggaactgcatacggcccagtacgtcactgttatcacaaggcactacagagggtactgcatacggcccagtacgtcactgttatcacaaggcactacagagggtactgcatacggcccagtacgtcactgttatcacaaggcactacagagggtactgtgtacggcccagtacgtcactgttaccacaaggcactacagagggtacggcccagtacgtcactgttatcacaaggcactacagagggaactgcatacggcccagtacgtcactgttatcacaaggcactacagagggtactgcatacggcccagtacgtcactgttaccgcaaggcactacagagggaactgcatacggcccagtacgtcactgttatcacaatgcactacagagggtacggcccagtacgtcactgttaccacaaggcactacagagggtactgcatacggcccagtacgtcactgttaccgcaaggcactacagagggaactgcatacggcccagtacgtcactgttatcacaatgcactacagagggtacggcccagtacgtcactgttaccacaaggcactacagagggtactgcatacggcccagtacgtcactgttaccgcaaggcactacagagggtacggcccagtacgtcactgttatcacaaggcactacagagggtacggcccagtacgtcactgttatcacaaggcactacagagggaactgcatacggcccagtacgtcactgttaccacaaggcactacagagggtacggcccagtacgtcactgttatcacaaggcactacagagggtactgcatacggcccagtacgtcactgttatcacaatgcactacagagggaactgcatacggcccagtacgtcactgttatcacaatgcactacagagggtacggcccagtacgtcactgttatcacaaggcactacagagggtactgtgtacggcccagtacgtcactgttatcacaaggcactacagagggtactgtgtacggcccagtacgtcactgttatcacaaggcactacagagggtactgtgtacggcccagtacgtcactgttatcacaaggcactacagagggtactgtgtacggcccagtacgtcactgttatcacaaggcactacagagggtactgcgtacggcccagtacgtcactgttatcacaaggcactacagagggtactgtgtacggcccagtacgtcactgttatcacaaggcactacagagggtactgtgtacggcccagtacgtcactgttatcacaaggcactacagagggtactgtgtacggcccagtacgtcactgttatcacaaggcactacagagggtactgtgtacggcccagtacgtcactgttatcacaaggcactacagagggtactgtgtacggcccagtacgtcactgttaccgcaaggcactacagagggtactgcatacggcccagtacgtcactgttatcacaaggcactacagagggtactgcgtacggcccagtacgtcactgttatcacaaggcactacagagggtactgtgtacggcccagtacgtcactgttatcacaaggcactacagagggtactgcatacggcccagtacgtcactgttatcacaaggcactacagagggtactgtgtacggcccagtacgtcactgttatcacaaggcactacagagggtactgtgtacggcccagtacgtcactgttatcacaaggcactacagagggtactgcatacggcccagtacgtcactgttatcacaaggcactacagagggtactgtgtatggcccagtacgtcactgttatcacaaggcactacagagggtactgcatacggcccagtacgtcactgttatcacaaggcactacagagggtactgcatacggcccagtacgtcactgttatcacaaggcactacagagggtactgtgtatggcccagtacgtcactgttatcacaaggcactacagagggtactgtgtacggcccagtacatcactgttatcacaaggcactacagagggtactgcatacggcccagtacatcactgttatcacaaggcactacagagggtacggcccagtacgtcactgttatcacaaggcactacagagggtactgtgtacggcccagtacatcactgttatcacaaggcactacagagggtactgtgtacggcccagtacatcactgttatcacaaggcactacagagggtactgcgtacggcccagtacgtcactgttatcacaaggcactacagagggtactgtgtatggcccagtacgtcactgttatcacaaggcactacagagggtactgcgtacggcccagtacgtcactgttatcacaaggcactacagagggtacggcccagtacgtcactgttatcacaaggcactacagagggtactgtgtacggcccagtacgtcactgttatcacaaggcactacagagggaactgcatacggcccagtacgtcactgttatcacaaggcactacagagggtactgcgtacggcccagtacgtcactgttatcacaaggcactacagagggaactgcatacggcccagtacgtcactgttatcacaaggcactacagagggtactgcgtacggcccagtacgtcactgttatcacaaggcactacagagggaactgcatacggcccagtacgtcactgttatcacaaggcactacagagggtactgcgtacggcccagtacgtcactgttatcacaaggcactacagagggaactgcatacggcccagtacgtcactgttatcacaaggcactacagagggtacggcccagtacgtcactgttaccgcaaggcactacagagggtactgcgtacggcccagtacatcactgggactaagtttcctaccatccaggacctctataccaggcggtgtcagtggaaggccctaaaaaatttCACTCCAGCCacgctagtcatagactgttctctctgccaccgcatggcaagcggtaccagagcgccaagtctaggtccaagaggcttctaaacagcttttaccccccacaagccataagactccagaacatctaatcaaatggctacccagactatttgcattgcccccctcccttttaacgctgctgctactctgttacaaTCTATGCAtattgtcactttaataactctacctacatgtacatattacctccattactttgactaaccggtgcccccgcacattcacTGTGTAccagtaccccgtgtatatagcctcgctattgccTCACCtcgttattttactgctgctgtttaattatttgttactgtcATTTTAAAaattttaactgcattgttggttaagggcttgtaagtaagcatttcactgtaaggtctactacacctgttgtatttggtgtaTGTGACGCAACATTTGATTTGTGTTGTGGGCCTTCATGGGACATTTCGCTGTCCCGATTCTTTTTGGCTCTGCGTGTGCCACCAGCCTTGTTTCAGTGTCTAGACTCTAGAGGTAACGGATCATATTCTTAAGTGTTAGTGTGTGAATCTAGGTTGCTTAAAGTGGAGAGTTGTGGTATGCTCTGAGGTGTCTTTTAGTAAGGGAAAGTGTAAACAATCTCATGCACTGACCTGGTTTGGGCATAGTGGAAAAGCAGCTTTTGTTTTTCACACAGTTAAGTGTCGCATAGGAGTGACGCCACCTGTCGGAAGAAAATGACTCAATGGATGAATTTATTTGAATGGCACCTTTACACTGGCTTTCCTATACTAGACTCCATAGTGACTTTTTATGTCTTGTCTGTCTGCCATATAGCCTGTGCACAGATGTCCCTCCATATGGCAGGGCTCTGAGCCACAGAGCTGTTGGATGGCTGCTGCTGCCTGCCTGGCTCCTCAGCCAGAAACTTCATGAATTAACAACAAAGTCACATGACTATCTGATGGTCGAACCAATCAACAAAGGGAACTGTTGGGCACCCGGCTCCGCATGTGAATGAAAGCCTTAGTAATTATTAGTACTTTTGGGGAAATGAGTGTGGTCGATGTACAAAACCTACATACAATAAATGTCAATGACTTCAGTCTTATTAATCATGAAGATAAGGaggtaaaatgtttattctataaAACAATTGTATTGGCACATCTTAAAAGTACAGATGAGCTCAATTAAACTTACAGAAGAGATGAACTGTTACCAAAAAAAACTAAACTATAACATGTCATTTGACAAAATATCATTCTATCTTTAACTATAAATTGTGGCATATTTAGGGACACATTTTGATGCTGTTACCTCAAACTATCTCCACTGGTAATGGATTCTCACTCACTGTGTTCTCACCCTTCATCTACTTTCATGTGATCTGGCCTGAGAAACCTCCATGTCAGAACCCTCTTCTTCCAGAAAGTATCTAAAGAGAAGAAGTACAACAGTGGATCTAGACAACAGTTGATGCTGGCCAGACAGAACATGGGCATGATAGCCTGCCTGATACTGAGCATCAGCACGATGGAGGAGGGCAGGAAGAAGACAAACAGAAGGTTGATGGTGAAGATCAGCATGATGTTTGTTCATCTTGTTGTTGACCCTGGCGGCATCACTGAGGTGCCCGCGTAGCTTCCAGGACACCATGGTGGTGGCGACCACGTTGACCCCCCAGCATGGGGAACACCAGCCCGGACTGCACATAACCAACGATCGGATTCTCCACAGAACATACATTAGTAAACTCAAAGCAGACGTTAGTGGCATTACAGCTCTTTATCTGACTGATCTAGTAGAGGCTCTCTGGAATGACTGCAACTGCCACTATCAGGACCCAGATGAAGACACAGGCCTTCCAGGCGTTGGTGGTGGTGCGGAGGTTGCGGGACCTCAGAGGGTAGACCGCAGCCTGTCCAGGCCAATGACGGTGACGAAGATGGCGCTAGAGCGGATGTTGTTGCGGaacagcatggtggtggctgtgcAGGCCTGGATGCCCAGGGGCCCGTGGCGTAGAAGTAGACCCGGGTGTGCAGGGATAGGACCAGCAGCAGGTCGGACAGAGCCAGGTGGCTCATGAAGACAGCGCTGGAGGATTTGAGGCCGTGGCGGCGGAGCAGAACCCACAGTGACACGGCATTGAGCGGCAGGCCTAGCACCACCACGCTTCCGTACACAATGGCTGTGAACATCACATAATAACTCCCCTCAAGAGGAGAGCGCTCCTAAACtatcattgttgttgttcatGGTGTCTGTGCGTGTAATTTGAAAAGAGACAGAAATCACTCCAAACCACTCACTCAATATTCTGGTTGCCACTTCCTATCAGAGCATAGAGGTTGAGCTGTTCTTAACTTTCAGAATGAAAGTGTTGAAACAGGAAGTGAGGATGATTTTGTTTCCTCAGGAAGGACTTCTTATCCTCTCTGCTGATAAGGTTGAAGACTCTTGACAACATGAATCATGTCTGAGTAACAAACTATCAACATGAAGAATCTCTGATCTCTCTGACCTATACAGACAGTCTGATCATTTTTTAACGAAAAGTGAGTTATTCATAGTGAAAAGTTATAAACGAACGTGTTGATCAAGAGCAACTGTCTAAAACATTTAAATACCGTTTTATATTTGAAATGGTCTGGATGTACACATCTTTACTGGCTAGATTGAGAGTGGGTGGATCACATCTGAACAGTCCATATCTGAACAGTGTATAATTATGTAGAAGCTTCTATTCAGTATGATTAAATGACAAGA harbors:
- the LOC139549431 gene encoding integral membrane protein 2C-like, whose translation is MVKITFQSVAGQKAEKEQNDGDKTDILINHPMEDEEELVLPLRSGRSPLNGLCCLTFGLVVFMSGLVLASIYVYRYYFIPQIPEESLFHCRVRYEDSVYAPLRGRQELEENVGIYLEDNYEQISVPVPHFGGSDPADIIHDFHRGLTAYHDIALDKCYVIELNTTIVMPPRNLWELLVNVKKGTYLPQTYIIQEEMFVTGKVHNMRQLGPFIYRLCNGKDTYRLKRRARRRINKREVANCHRIRHFENTFVVETVICDGV